The Hymenobacter sp. 5317J-9 genome has a window encoding:
- a CDS encoding biliverdin-producing heme oxygenase: MPTVPHLPESVSAPGILARLRAETRPYHDALEAGAFNESLRAGAPTAAGTAHFLERMYGFLQPYETALRQHEAAFGPAWELPRRYRAHLILADLQRLADAPKPPLCPNMPPLHTLPQLLGAMYVLEGSTLGGQVINRQLERAGIPLRSYFAGYGERTGPMWKAFCHLLAEAAAPDNADEIVASAANTFQCLDAWINQP, translated from the coding sequence ATGCCCACCGTTCCCCATCTCCCCGAATCCGTTTCCGCGCCCGGCATCCTGGCCCGGCTGCGCGCCGAAACCCGTCCGTACCACGACGCCCTGGAGGCAGGCGCCTTCAACGAATCCTTGCGGGCGGGCGCGCCCACGGCCGCCGGTACGGCGCACTTCCTGGAGCGCATGTACGGATTCTTGCAGCCTTACGAAACCGCCCTGCGCCAGCACGAGGCCGCGTTCGGCCCGGCCTGGGAGCTGCCGCGCCGCTACCGTGCCCACCTGATTCTGGCCGATTTGCAGCGCCTGGCCGATGCCCCCAAACCACCGCTGTGCCCAAACATGCCGCCGCTACACACGCTGCCGCAACTGCTGGGCGCGATGTACGTGCTAGAAGGCTCCACGCTGGGCGGGCAGGTCATCAACCGGCAGCTGGAGCGGGCGGGTATTCCGCTGCGGAGCTATTTTGCGGGGTATGGCGAGCGAACCGGACCGATGTGGAAAGCGTTCTGCCACCTGCTAGCGGAGGCTGCTGCCCCGGACAACGCCGACGAAATCGTGGCGTCGGCCGCTAATACTTTTCAATGCCTTGATGCGTGGATAAACCAACCTTGA
- the ppk1 gene encoding polyphosphate kinase 1: MKLFKSADLIRKSKYISRDLSWLRFNYRVLDQVQDASRGLFDKLKFLAITSSNLDEFFMIRVGSLYNYLDYGKERIDYSGLRELPFRRKLLDFAHRFVNDQSLTYLNELKPNFEKHGFNILKMSDLTELEVKKADGYFKNTVFPLLTPMVYDSYHGFPLMMNQMLIFGVVTRIGNGIAVGLDGEAEKGQERLTFVQIPQNLTRFFELTRKDKVIFVPIEEVVREFLPRLFRNVEIVSANLFRITRNGDFTLEESDDIDNDFIKEIQVGLKTRKRGRVVRVEVEPNASPTLMQVLRERWNIDNGNVFVINSLIDLKGLWQIVRHPNFRGKTAKMPATVQPLSLPEGAEENLFEYLKHHDVLLHHPYNSIEPMVRLLEQAAVDPHVLGIKQTIYRLADDSRVSAALLKAAENGKHVSVLFEVKARFDEEKNIREGARLEKAGCFVIYGVSKYKTHTKLLMIIRKEGEKVTRYVHIGSGNYNEQTARLYTDVSLLTTNDTYGHDVSEFFNVITGHSQPDDYEYLITAPKDMRQQLIHLIREEVKQAKKGLPSGIVMKMNSLEDKELIDEFYRAAKAGVPIRFVVRGICCLRPGRPGLSDNIEVRSIVGEYLEHTRLFYFHNGGDAKVYAGSADIMVRSFDRRIEALFLIVNPQLKREAINILMMNMMDNQNSYVMREDGAYIRQQPAPGEPVVNVHKDFFKRDEAQLATATAEGMLALLAVQAQRRLDVAAAQQEAEQTAALAAEALEAGTDDAFGEGEHDESCEDDATPVGHVDEEGVSAGVVNA, from the coding sequence ATGAAGTTATTTAAGTCCGCCGACCTTATCCGCAAAAGCAAATACATCAGCCGCGACTTGAGTTGGTTGCGGTTCAACTACCGCGTGCTCGACCAGGTACAGGACGCCAGCCGCGGTCTGTTTGATAAGCTCAAGTTCTTGGCCATCACCAGCTCCAACCTCGACGAATTCTTCATGATTCGCGTGGGCTCGCTCTACAACTACCTCGACTACGGCAAGGAGCGCATCGACTATTCGGGCCTGCGGGAGCTGCCGTTTCGGCGCAAGCTGCTCGATTTCGCGCACCGTTTCGTGAACGACCAGAGCCTGACCTACCTCAACGAGCTGAAGCCAAATTTCGAAAAGCACGGCTTCAACATCCTCAAAATGTCGGACCTGACGGAGCTGGAGGTGAAAAAGGCCGATGGCTACTTCAAAAACACCGTGTTTCCGCTGCTCACGCCGATGGTGTACGACTCGTACCACGGCTTCCCGCTGATGATGAACCAGATGCTCATCTTCGGGGTGGTGACGCGCATTGGCAACGGCATTGCGGTGGGGCTCGATGGCGAGGCCGAAAAGGGACAGGAGCGCCTCACCTTCGTGCAGATTCCGCAGAACCTGACGCGCTTTTTCGAGCTCACGCGCAAAGACAAAGTCATTTTTGTGCCCATCGAGGAAGTGGTGCGCGAGTTCCTGCCGCGCCTGTTCCGCAACGTCGAGATTGTATCGGCCAATTTGTTTCGCATCACGCGCAACGGCGACTTCACGCTGGAAGAGTCGGACGACATCGACAACGATTTCATCAAGGAAATTCAGGTGGGCCTCAAAACCCGCAAGCGCGGCCGCGTGGTGCGCGTAGAAGTGGAGCCTAATGCCTCGCCCACGCTCATGCAGGTGCTGCGCGAGCGGTGGAACATCGACAACGGCAACGTCTTCGTCATTAACTCGCTCATTGACCTCAAAGGTCTGTGGCAGATAGTGCGGCACCCCAACTTCCGGGGTAAAACCGCCAAAATGCCCGCTACGGTACAGCCGCTGAGCCTACCCGAAGGCGCCGAGGAAAACCTCTTCGAGTACCTCAAGCACCACGACGTGTTGCTGCACCACCCCTACAACAGCATCGAGCCCATGGTGCGACTGCTGGAGCAGGCGGCCGTGGACCCGCACGTGCTGGGCATCAAGCAAACCATTTACCGCTTGGCCGACGATTCCCGCGTGAGCGCGGCGCTCCTCAAAGCAGCCGAAAACGGCAAGCACGTATCGGTGCTGTTTGAAGTGAAGGCGCGCTTCGACGAGGAGAAAAACATCCGCGAGGGCGCCCGGCTGGAAAAGGCCGGCTGCTTCGTGATTTACGGCGTGAGCAAGTACAAGACGCACACCAAGCTCCTCATGATTATCCGCAAGGAAGGGGAGAAGGTGACGCGCTACGTGCACATTGGCTCGGGCAACTACAACGAGCAAACGGCCCGCCTCTACACCGACGTGAGCCTGCTCACGACCAACGACACCTACGGCCACGACGTGTCGGAATTCTTCAACGTCATCACCGGCCACTCGCAGCCCGACGATTACGAGTACCTCATCACGGCGCCCAAGGACATGCGCCAGCAGCTCATTCACCTCATTCGGGAAGAAGTGAAGCAGGCCAAGAAAGGCTTGCCCAGCGGCATTGTGATGAAGATGAATTCGCTCGAAGACAAGGAGCTCATTGACGAGTTTTACCGGGCGGCTAAGGCCGGCGTGCCCATTCGCTTTGTGGTGCGGGGCATCTGCTGCCTGCGTCCGGGCCGGCCGGGGCTGAGCGACAACATTGAAGTTCGCAGCATTGTGGGCGAGTATCTGGAGCACACCCGCCTGTTCTATTTCCACAATGGCGGCGATGCCAAGGTGTATGCCGGCTCGGCCGACATCATGGTGCGCAGCTTTGACCGGCGCATCGAAGCGCTGTTTTTGATTGTTAATCCGCAGCTTAAGCGGGAGGCTATCAATATTCTGATGATGAATATGATGGATAATCAAAACAGCTACGTCATGCGGGAGGATGGCGCCTACATTCGCCAGCAGCCGGCGCCCGGCGAACCGGTGGTGAACGTGCACAAAGACTTCTTCAAGCGCGACGAAGCCCAGCTGGCCACGGCCACTGCCGAAGGCATGCTGGCGCTGCTCGCCGTGCAGGCCCAGCGCCGCCTCGACGTAGCCGCTGCGCAGCAGGAAGCCGAGCAGACGGCCGCTCTGGCCGCCGAAGCTCTCGAAGCCGGCACCGACGATGCCTTCGGCGAAGGCGAGCACGACGAGTCCTGCGAGGACGACGCCACGCCCGTGGGCCACGTCGATGAGGAGGGCGTGAGCGCCGGAGTGGTGAATGCGTAG
- a CDS encoding response regulator, protein MLVSPLKPILVVEDSAEDFMALSRVFRKHALQNPVLRCEDGDQALEYLQGYGKAAGWPQTLPAFVLLDLNMPGTDGRAVLESMKRDPKLLSIPVVVFSTSTSAVDIADCYQMGANSYLAKPIEYAVLEEKVRHAIRYWLETSELPKAL, encoded by the coding sequence GTGCTTGTATCGCCTCTCAAACCCATCCTCGTTGTGGAAGACAGCGCCGAAGACTTCATGGCCTTGAGCCGTGTGTTTCGGAAGCACGCCCTGCAAAACCCGGTGCTGCGCTGCGAAGACGGTGACCAGGCCTTGGAGTACCTGCAGGGGTACGGCAAAGCCGCCGGCTGGCCCCAAACCCTGCCCGCCTTCGTGTTGCTCGACCTGAACATGCCCGGCACCGACGGGCGCGCGGTGCTCGAATCCATGAAGCGCGACCCCAAGCTGCTGTCCATCCCCGTCGTTGTATTCAGTACCTCGACCAGTGCCGTAGACATTGCCGACTGCTACCAGATGGGAGCCAACAGCTACCTTGCCAAACCCATTGAGTATGCGGTTCTGGAAGAAAAAGTCCGTCACGCCATTCGGTATTGGTTGGAGACTTCGGAGTTGCCGAAGGCATTGTAG
- a CDS encoding hybrid sensor histidine kinase/response regulator, with translation MKKILLVDDNEQDRALYRRFLGRHLGFESIRFEEAATAAEARDQFLAHQPDCVLLDYNLPDADGLDILADLKTLTPPDSLCVVMVTGGGSEKLAVRALNNGALDYLVKRQFDQELLAKTVLHAIEKNEWRQYVARYHDELRAVNQQLRDSLDALTETRHEISLKNAQLTAANADLARANLDLDNFVYAASHDLKQPVDNLRGLFEELRSSATFHDAEAGTVLRLVDSSLQDLSKTIHDLSAVVQAERMTGGQPAEKVVLADLTKEVLTLLQPQVAAAQGCVHTDFAALPSLQFERSSLRTILLNLLSNALKYRHPDRPCKVEVRAYEAAGQPVLEVRDNGLGIDMERHGGEMFQLFRRFHPQASSGTGVGLFLVHRLVQAQGGRIEVTSQEGEGTTFRLYLGPAAG, from the coding sequence ATGAAGAAAATTTTACTCGTTGACGACAACGAGCAAGACCGTGCCCTGTATCGGCGCTTTTTGGGGCGGCACCTGGGCTTTGAGAGCATTCGTTTTGAGGAAGCGGCCACCGCCGCTGAAGCGCGGGACCAGTTTCTGGCGCACCAGCCCGACTGTGTGCTGCTTGACTACAACCTGCCCGACGCGGATGGCCTCGACATCTTGGCCGACCTGAAAACCCTGACCCCGCCCGACAGCCTGTGCGTGGTGATGGTGACCGGCGGCGGCAGCGAAAAGCTGGCCGTGCGCGCCCTCAACAACGGTGCCCTTGATTATTTGGTGAAGCGGCAGTTCGACCAGGAACTGCTGGCCAAAACCGTGCTGCACGCCATTGAGAAAAACGAGTGGCGGCAGTACGTGGCGCGCTACCACGACGAACTGCGCGCCGTGAACCAGCAGCTGCGCGACTCGCTGGACGCCCTGACGGAAACACGCCACGAAATCAGCCTCAAAAACGCTCAGCTTACGGCCGCCAACGCCGACCTAGCCCGCGCCAACCTCGACCTCGACAACTTTGTGTACGCGGCCTCGCACGACCTCAAGCAGCCCGTCGACAACCTGCGCGGCTTGTTTGAGGAACTGCGTAGCTCGGCTACGTTTCACGACGCGGAAGCTGGCACGGTGCTCCGGCTGGTCGATTCGTCGCTGCAGGACCTCAGCAAAACCATTCACGACCTGTCGGCCGTGGTGCAGGCCGAGCGCATGACCGGCGGCCAGCCCGCCGAAAAAGTAGTGCTGGCCGACCTGACCAAAGAAGTGCTGACGCTGCTCCAACCCCAGGTGGCGGCGGCCCAGGGCTGCGTGCATACCGATTTTGCCGCGTTGCCTTCGCTGCAGTTCGAGCGCAGCAGCTTGCGCACCATTCTCCTCAACCTGCTAAGCAACGCCTTGAAATACCGCCACCCCGACCGGCCGTGCAAGGTGGAGGTGCGGGCCTACGAAGCAGCCGGCCAGCCGGTGCTTGAGGTGCGCGACAACGGCTTGGGCATCGACATGGAGCGGCACGGCGGCGAGATGTTCCAGCTGTTTCGGCGCTTTCACCCACAGGCGTCGTCCGGCACGGGCGTGGGGTTGTTCCTCGTCCATCGGCTGGTGCAGGCGCAGGGGGGACGCATCGAAGTAACGAGCCAAGAAGGCGAAGGCACGACATTTCGGCTGTACCTGGGGCCGGCGGCGGGGTAA
- a CDS encoding ATP-binding protein, producing MDKPTLSYTDESLLGTTITLNNCDREPIHIPGAIQPYGFLLCLDEDTQRIVQASANTETYLGRPAESLIGGGLGQVLAPDQQAKVEALLGSLGTAPRLLGVRLDPVAGRPYFKIIMHRYDGVLWLEFEPVDQLEGASLDLPFLNAALGQMLAAGSVMEFCQHTVDQVRALTGFDRVAIYRFAADESGEVIAEAKRDDLDPWLGIHYPATDIPQQARAMYLKNWLRFIPDAGYAPVPLVPVRNPATGRPPDMTYAVLRSVSPIHLEYLRNMGSAATMTISLIQNGKLWGMVTCHHLTPRLVSYELRDLCQFIGKTFSALLASKELLDDTEYQLRITERQSELFENVTVSGHANFVDGLCGFFPTLQDVFDCGGAAVCFNDELVTLGSTPTPEQIRELVAWLQVHAPEDVFSTSSYAALNPAGLDIRATASGIIAASLADAPGNYLLWFQPEQVRTVTWAGQHEKNHTLVDGQVFLSPRQSFEAWKQLVENTAAPWRAVELDAAREIRVRISDIRLKVFNELQARAQSLSRLNAELARSNDDLDSFAYVASHDLKEPLRGIHNYSLFLLEDYADKLDEEGVHRLQTLVRLSQRMESLIESLLQLSRVGRAELELEAVDLNEMLVEVSDLLQLRFEETQTQLVVAEKLPTIMGDRIRIQEVFSNLFSNAMKYNDRPEKVIRVGEAAVDAFSAINRAKFYVFYVKDNGIGIDSRHQASIFKLFKRLHTPDKYGGGTGAGLAIAKKMVEKHGGTLWVDSQPGQGSTFYFTIPK from the coding sequence GTGGATAAACCAACCTTGAGCTACACCGACGAAAGCCTGCTCGGCACCACCATTACGTTAAATAACTGCGACCGGGAGCCCATTCACATTCCGGGGGCCATTCAGCCCTATGGCTTTCTGCTGTGTCTTGATGAAGACACGCAGCGCATCGTGCAAGCCAGCGCCAACACCGAAACCTACCTCGGCCGGCCGGCCGAAAGCTTGATTGGCGGTGGCCTCGGGCAAGTACTGGCCCCCGACCAGCAGGCCAAAGTGGAGGCCTTGCTCGGCTCGCTCGGCACCGCGCCCCGGCTACTGGGCGTACGCCTCGACCCAGTGGCCGGGCGGCCGTACTTCAAAATCATCATGCACCGCTACGACGGGGTGCTGTGGCTGGAATTTGAGCCAGTAGACCAGCTCGAGGGCGCGTCCCTCGACCTGCCTTTTCTGAATGCGGCTTTGGGCCAGATGCTGGCGGCGGGCTCGGTGATGGAGTTTTGCCAGCACACCGTGGACCAGGTGCGTGCCCTCACCGGCTTCGACCGGGTGGCCATCTACCGCTTTGCGGCCGACGAAAGCGGCGAGGTCATTGCCGAAGCCAAGCGCGACGACCTCGACCCCTGGCTGGGCATTCATTACCCGGCCACCGACATTCCGCAGCAGGCGCGGGCCATGTACCTCAAAAACTGGCTGCGCTTCATTCCCGACGCGGGCTACGCGCCGGTGCCGCTCGTGCCGGTGCGCAACCCGGCCACGGGCCGCCCGCCCGACATGACCTACGCCGTGTTGCGCAGCGTGTCGCCCATTCACCTGGAGTATTTGCGCAACATGGGCTCGGCGGCTACCATGACCATCTCGCTGATTCAGAACGGCAAGCTCTGGGGCATGGTCACCTGCCACCACCTCACGCCCCGGCTGGTGAGCTACGAGCTGCGCGACTTGTGCCAGTTCATCGGCAAAACGTTTTCGGCCCTGCTCGCCAGCAAGGAGCTGCTGGACGACACGGAATACCAGCTGCGAATCACCGAGCGGCAGAGCGAATTGTTTGAAAACGTGACGGTATCGGGCCACGCCAATTTTGTGGACGGCCTGTGCGGCTTTTTCCCCACGCTGCAGGACGTGTTCGACTGCGGCGGGGCAGCCGTGTGCTTCAACGACGAACTCGTCACGCTGGGCAGCACGCCTACGCCCGAACAAATCCGCGAGCTGGTGGCTTGGCTGCAGGTCCACGCGCCGGAAGACGTGTTTTCCACCTCGTCGTACGCCGCGCTCAACCCGGCAGGGTTGGACATCCGGGCCACCGCCAGCGGCATCATTGCGGCCTCGCTGGCCGATGCGCCCGGCAACTACCTGCTCTGGTTCCAGCCCGAGCAGGTGCGAACGGTGACCTGGGCGGGCCAGCACGAGAAAAATCACACGCTGGTCGACGGCCAGGTTTTCCTCTCGCCCCGCCAGTCGTTTGAGGCCTGGAAGCAACTGGTGGAAAACACCGCGGCGCCGTGGCGGGCCGTGGAACTCGACGCGGCCAGGGAAATTCGGGTGCGCATTTCCGACATCCGCCTCAAAGTGTTCAACGAGCTGCAGGCGCGGGCCCAAAGCCTGAGCCGCCTCAACGCCGAGCTGGCCCGCAGCAACGACGACCTCGACTCGTTTGCCTACGTGGCTTCGCACGATTTGAAGGAGCCCCTGCGCGGCATTCACAACTATTCCCTCTTTTTGCTGGAAGACTACGCCGATAAACTCGACGAAGAGGGCGTACACCGACTCCAGACTCTGGTGCGCCTGAGCCAGCGCATGGAAAGCCTGATTGAGTCGCTGCTGCAGCTCTCGCGGGTGGGCCGCGCCGAACTAGAGCTGGAGGCGGTGGACCTGAACGAGATGCTGGTCGAGGTGAGCGACCTGCTTCAGCTGCGCTTTGAGGAAACCCAGACCCAGCTCGTGGTGGCCGAAAAGTTGCCGACCATTATGGGCGACCGCATCAGGATTCAGGAGGTGTTCAGCAACCTGTTTTCGAACGCCATGAAATACAACGACCGCCCGGAAAAGGTCATTCGGGTGGGTGAGGCCGCCGTTGACGCTTTTTCGGCCATAAATCGCGCCAAATTCTACGTGTTTTACGTAAAGGATAACGGCATTGGAATCGATTCGCGCCACCAAGCCAGTATCTTCAAACTGTTTAAGCGCCTGCACACTCCGGACAAGTACGGTGGAGGTACCGGCGCGGGCCTGGCCATCGCCAAGAAGATGGTGGAAAAACATGGCGGCACCCTGTGGGTTGATTCGCAACCCGGCCAGGGGTCGACCTTTTACTTTACCATACCTAAATAA
- a CDS encoding phosphatase → MHFPLRKLAAIDIGSNAVRCQISAVLHYEGRYRLKRVEYVRFPMRLGEDVFATGHISKPKEDQFVKFLHSLRLLMEVHGVAHYLVCATSAMRSAANGEAIVARVRKELGMEIKVIDGQDEAFYINRVIEHVLEDKRHYLHIDVGGGSTEFNIYHDRRKVAAQSFEIGSIRRMQEEESGQNTAGQAELWARMEEWVRHNARQYHVTRAIGTGGNINKLYSLTPAAPSKAVTRRSLETTLDRLAGLSMDERVNVAMLNPDRADVIVPAGHIYLSAMQWANVSSMVVPDIGLKDGMLQALFEDYFDEMNPEAGHPARLPVPDLQNTPAELE, encoded by the coding sequence ATGCACTTTCCCCTGCGTAAGCTCGCCGCCATTGATATTGGGTCCAACGCCGTTCGGTGTCAGATTTCGGCAGTGCTGCACTACGAAGGGCGTTATCGCCTCAAGCGCGTGGAATACGTGCGCTTTCCCATGCGCCTGGGCGAAGACGTCTTCGCCACCGGCCACATTTCAAAGCCCAAGGAAGACCAGTTCGTCAAGTTCCTGCACTCGCTCCGCCTGCTGATGGAGGTGCATGGCGTGGCCCACTACCTGGTGTGCGCCACCTCGGCCATGCGCTCGGCCGCCAACGGCGAGGCCATTGTGGCCCGCGTGCGCAAAGAGTTGGGCATGGAAATCAAAGTCATTGACGGCCAGGACGAAGCCTTCTACATCAACCGCGTCATCGAACACGTGCTGGAAGACAAGCGCCACTACCTGCACATCGACGTGGGCGGCGGCAGCACCGAGTTCAATATCTACCACGACCGCCGCAAGGTGGCCGCGCAGTCGTTCGAAATCGGCTCCATTCGCCGGATGCAGGAGGAGGAAAGCGGCCAGAACACCGCCGGTCAGGCCGAACTTTGGGCCCGCATGGAAGAATGGGTGCGCCACAACGCCCGGCAATACCACGTCACGCGCGCCATTGGCACGGGCGGCAACATCAACAAGCTCTACAGCCTGACCCCGGCCGCCCCCAGCAAGGCCGTGACGCGCCGCAGCCTCGAAACCACCCTGGACCGCCTCGCCGGCCTGAGCATGGACGAGCGCGTGAACGTGGCCATGCTCAACCCCGACCGCGCCGACGTCATTGTGCCCGCCGGGCACATCTACCTCTCGGCCATGCAGTGGGCCAACGTCAGCAGCATGGTGGTGCCTGACATCGGCCTGAAAGACGGCATGCTGCAAGCGCTGTTCGAAGACTATTTCGACGAGATGAACCCCGAAGCCGGCCACCCCGCCCGGCTTCCGGTGCCCGACCTGCAAAACACACCAGCGGAGTTGGAGTAA